The Agromyces hippuratus genome has a window encoding:
- a CDS encoding cytochrome c biogenesis CcdA family protein, which translates to MGEIVLNGQLLAAMPIAIAAGLVSFLSPCVLPLVPGYLGYLGGFTDASADAATERKNRRRLLLGVLLFIAGFTVVFVSFNLVAGFAGSWLVQYADLIVRIAGVLLIVMGLVFIGQFTFLQRTIKPSWRPATGLAGAPLLGMVFGLGWTPCIGPTLAVVLALSADSASAGRGVLLGLAYCVGLGIPFLLVAAGFSWVTGSLAFLRRHIRAINIAGGALLIVIGVLMVTGIWSIWMYELQAVITGFDPAI; encoded by the coding sequence ATGGGCGAGATCGTGTTGAACGGGCAGCTGCTCGCGGCGATGCCGATCGCGATCGCCGCCGGGCTCGTCTCGTTCCTCTCTCCGTGCGTGCTGCCCCTCGTGCCCGGCTACCTCGGTTACCTGGGCGGCTTCACCGATGCCTCTGCCGACGCCGCCACGGAGCGGAAGAACCGCCGACGGCTGCTGCTCGGCGTGCTGCTCTTCATCGCCGGGTTCACCGTCGTCTTCGTCAGCTTCAACCTCGTCGCGGGCTTCGCCGGGTCGTGGCTCGTGCAGTACGCCGACCTGATCGTGCGCATCGCCGGAGTGCTGCTCATCGTCATGGGGCTCGTCTTCATCGGCCAGTTCACGTTCCTGCAGCGCACGATCAAACCCTCGTGGCGCCCGGCGACGGGCCTCGCCGGGGCGCCGCTGCTCGGCATGGTGTTCGGCCTCGGCTGGACTCCGTGCATCGGCCCGACCCTCGCCGTCGTGCTCGCGCTCAGCGCCGACTCCGCCTCGGCCGGCCGCGGCGTGCTGCTCGGCCTCGCCTACTGCGTCGGCCTCGGCATCCCGTTCCTGCTCGTGGCGGCCGGCTTCAGCTGGGTCACGGGCTCCCTCGCATTCCTCCGTCGTCACATCCGCGCGATCAACATCGCGGGGGGTGCGCTGCTCATCGTGATCGGCGTGCTCATGGTGACGGGCATCTGGTCCATCTGGATGTACGAACTGCAGGCGGTGATCACGGGCTTTGACCCCGCAATCTGA
- the aspS gene encoding aspartate--tRNA(Asn) ligase — protein sequence MSTRTLVKNLAALPDGPVTVSGWVETVRDQKKVQFVILRDESGAVQLVNPATREVDPSLTEPAEVAEASARLATTETISALAHGSFITVTGELKHDERVKLGGLEVKIASLEVVTAANPETPIAADSSLDKRMDWRFLDLRHPKQALIFRIQTTFLHALRGVWVEKGLIEIQTPKLMASASESRAELFEVEYFEGKAYLAQSPQFFKQMAQAAGFGGVFEVGPAFRADPSFTSRHATEFTSVDTEISWIDSHEDVMALHEELIVAGFQAVVDKHGAEIAELFGIELTVPTRPFPRIPLAEAKQIVADRGYVIPRTDDDMDPEGERQISAYVKEAFGHDFVFLTDYAASIRPFYHMRHEGDPSLTNSYDLIYNGVEISTGAQREHRIDVLVEQARDKGMDPEELEFYLDFFRYGVPPHGGFGMGLARVLMLMLNEHSIRETTYLFRGPTRLQP from the coding sequence GTGAGCACCCGCACCCTCGTCAAGAACCTCGCCGCCCTCCCCGACGGCCCCGTCACCGTGTCCGGATGGGTCGAGACCGTGCGCGATCAGAAGAAGGTGCAGTTCGTCATCCTTCGCGACGAGTCGGGTGCCGTGCAGCTCGTGAACCCCGCGACGCGCGAGGTCGACCCCTCGCTCACTGAGCCTGCCGAAGTGGCCGAGGCATCCGCTCGCCTGGCGACGACCGAGACGATCTCGGCGCTCGCGCACGGCTCCTTCATCACCGTCACCGGCGAGCTGAAGCACGACGAGCGCGTCAAGCTCGGCGGCCTCGAGGTGAAGATCGCCTCGCTCGAGGTCGTCACCGCAGCCAACCCCGAGACGCCGATCGCGGCCGACTCGAGCCTCGACAAGCGCATGGACTGGCGCTTCCTCGACCTGCGTCACCCCAAGCAGGCCCTCATCTTCCGCATCCAGACCACCTTCCTCCACGCGCTCCGCGGCGTGTGGGTCGAGAAGGGCCTCATCGAGATCCAGACCCCGAAGCTGATGGCCTCGGCGTCGGAGTCGCGCGCAGAACTCTTCGAGGTCGAGTACTTCGAGGGCAAGGCGTACCTCGCGCAGAGCCCCCAATTCTTCAAGCAGATGGCGCAGGCGGCCGGCTTCGGCGGCGTCTTCGAGGTCGGGCCCGCGTTCCGCGCCGACCCCTCGTTCACCTCGCGCCACGCGACCGAGTTCACCTCGGTCGACACCGAGATCAGCTGGATCGACTCGCACGAAGACGTCATGGCCCTGCACGAGGAACTCATCGTCGCGGGCTTCCAGGCCGTCGTCGACAAGCACGGCGCCGAGATCGCCGAGCTCTTCGGCATCGAGCTCACGGTGCCGACGCGCCCGTTCCCGCGCATCCCGCTCGCCGAGGCGAAGCAGATCGTCGCCGACCGCGGCTACGTCATCCCGCGCACCGACGACGACATGGACCCCGAGGGCGAGCGCCAGATCTCGGCGTACGTGAAGGAGGCGTTCGGCCACGACTTCGTCTTCCTCACCGACTACGCGGCGAGCATCCGGCCGTTCTACCACATGCGGCACGAGGGCGACCCGAGTCTCACGAACTCCTACGACCTCATCTACAACGGCGTCGAGATCTCGACGGGCGCGCAGCGCGAGCACCGCATCGACGTGCTCGTCGAGCAGGCTCGCGACAAGGGCATGGACCCTGAGGAGCTCGAGTTCTACCTCGACTTCTTCCGCTACGGCGTGCCGCCGCACGGCGGCTTCGGCATGGGCCTCGCGCGCGTGCTGATGCTCATGCTGAACGAGCACTCGATCCGCGAGACCACGTACCTGTTCCGCGGCCCGACGCGCCTGCAGCCGTAG
- a CDS encoding TlpA family protein disulfide reductase — protein sequence MRSRWSLTAVVVASALLLTGCTSDPLADQFREGSGKNYIAGDGTITVYDAADRGDPIEFDGETVEGEQYDSADDAGKVQVVNFWYAGCAPCRAEAPILQEVHESVDADEVSFVGVNVRDQAGTAAPFEKDYGVTYPSVLDVETGVAQLAFAGKVPPAAVPTTIVLDQSGRVAARVLGQLEDASILQTIIDDLLAEQA from the coding sequence ATGCGCAGTCGTTGGTCGTTGACGGCGGTCGTCGTGGCATCCGCCCTGCTGCTGACCGGGTGCACGAGCGACCCGCTCGCCGACCAGTTCCGCGAGGGCAGCGGCAAGAACTACATCGCCGGTGACGGCACGATCACGGTGTACGACGCCGCCGATCGCGGCGATCCCATCGAGTTCGACGGTGAGACCGTCGAGGGCGAGCAGTACGACTCGGCGGATGACGCGGGCAAGGTGCAGGTCGTCAACTTCTGGTACGCGGGCTGCGCGCCGTGCCGCGCCGAGGCGCCCATCCTGCAGGAGGTGCACGAGTCGGTCGACGCCGACGAGGTGAGCTTCGTCGGGGTGAACGTGCGCGACCAGGCGGGAACCGCCGCGCCGTTCGAGAAGGACTACGGCGTCACGTACCCGTCGGTGCTCGACGTCGAGACCGGCGTGGCGCAGCTCGCCTTCGCGGGCAAGGTGCCGCCCGCCGCCGTGCCGACGACGATCGTGCTCGACCAGAGCGGCCGGGTCGCGGCCCGCGTGCTCGGCCAGCTCGAGGACGCCTCGATCCTGCAGACGATCATCGACGACCTCCTCGCCGAGCAGGCCTAG
- the resB gene encoding cytochrome c biogenesis protein ResB has product MTPQSDPGAPSRPADHIDSTEADPGETPVNQPKLGFVGWLRFAWRQLTSMRTALLLLLLLAIAAVPGSLVPQRSSDPNGVTQYFDDNPRLAPILDGVQMFDVYTSAWFSAIYLLLFVSLIGCIIPRTKHHFEALRARPPRTPVRLSRLAGYTERPLPVSTGSTSEAAAAAIDSAAKQLRQAGYRVEQYEVRGEPSVSAERGYLRETGNLVFHTALVGVLVAVGFGGGFGFSGQRVIVEGQTFVNTLAAYDSFNPGRFFTDTRLTPYKLSLESLDAVYETRNQDAIGQPIDFTAHVTVQDQDGEPEDRTVKVNEPLYTHGTDVYLLGNGYAPTITVKNAEGEVVFTDAVPFLPQDANLTSIGVVKVPDGMPEQLGMVGFFYPTQTELTSGAYTSSYPDLILPVLTLNVYQGDLGIDEGTPTSVYELDTSTLEQLSGGKTGVESIELKPGQTAELPNGLGTVTFDDVTPGAAPAVDVDADPDAAAADERNYAQSVPRFASFDIHHDPTQMWVLTFAVLILGGLLVSLFVPRRRMWVKAVTKADGRVVLEYAALARGEDPGLEDAVTGFADKHAGPREAAG; this is encoded by the coding sequence TTGACCCCGCAATCTGATCCCGGCGCGCCCTCGCGGCCCGCCGACCACATCGACTCGACCGAGGCCGACCCCGGCGAGACGCCCGTCAACCAGCCGAAGCTCGGCTTCGTCGGCTGGCTGCGCTTCGCCTGGCGTCAGCTCACGAGCATGCGCACGGCGCTGCTGCTGTTGCTGCTCCTCGCGATCGCCGCGGTGCCCGGCTCGCTCGTGCCGCAGCGGTCGAGCGACCCCAACGGCGTCACGCAGTACTTCGACGACAACCCGAGGCTCGCGCCGATCCTCGACGGCGTCCAGATGTTCGACGTGTACACCTCCGCGTGGTTCTCGGCGATCTACCTGCTGCTCTTCGTCTCGCTCATCGGCTGCATCATCCCGCGCACGAAGCACCACTTCGAGGCGCTGCGGGCCCGGCCGCCGCGCACGCCGGTGCGGCTCTCGCGTCTCGCGGGCTACACCGAACGGCCGCTGCCGGTTTCGACAGGCTCAACCAGCGAAGCTGCGGCCGCCGCGATCGACTCCGCTGCGAAGCAGCTGCGCCAGGCGGGCTACCGCGTCGAACAGTACGAGGTGCGCGGCGAGCCATCCGTCTCGGCCGAGCGCGGCTACCTCCGCGAGACCGGCAACCTCGTCTTCCACACCGCCCTCGTCGGCGTGCTCGTGGCCGTGGGCTTCGGCGGCGGCTTCGGCTTCTCGGGCCAGCGCGTGATCGTCGAGGGCCAGACCTTCGTGAATACGCTCGCGGCCTACGACTCGTTCAACCCCGGGCGCTTCTTCACCGACACCCGGCTCACGCCCTACAAGCTCTCGCTCGAGAGCCTCGACGCGGTCTACGAGACGCGGAATCAAGACGCGATCGGCCAGCCCATCGACTTCACGGCGCACGTGACCGTGCAGGATCAGGACGGCGAGCCCGAGGACCGCACGGTGAAGGTCAACGAGCCGCTCTACACGCACGGCACCGACGTCTACCTGCTCGGCAACGGCTACGCCCCGACGATCACCGTGAAGAACGCCGAGGGCGAGGTCGTCTTCACCGACGCCGTGCCGTTCCTGCCGCAGGACGCGAACCTCACCTCGATCGGCGTCGTGAAGGTGCCCGACGGCATGCCCGAGCAGCTCGGCATGGTGGGCTTCTTCTACCCGACGCAGACGGAGCTCACCTCGGGGGCGTACACCTCGAGCTACCCCGACCTGATCCTGCCGGTGCTGACGCTCAACGTCTACCAGGGCGATCTCGGCATCGACGAGGGCACGCCAACCTCGGTGTACGAGCTCGACACCTCGACGCTCGAGCAGCTGAGCGGCGGCAAGACCGGCGTCGAGTCGATCGAGCTGAAGCCCGGCCAGACCGCCGAGCTGCCGAACGGTCTCGGCACGGTGACGTTCGACGACGTCACGCCGGGCGCCGCCCCCGCGGTCGACGTGGACGCCGACCCCGACGCCGCTGCCGCCGACGAGCGAAACTACGCGCAGAGCGTCCCGCGCTTCGCGAGCTTCGACATCCATCACGACCCGACGCAGATGTGGGTGCTCACCTTCGCGGTGCTCATCCTCGGCGGTCTGCTCGTCTCGCTCTTCGTGCCGCGTCGCCGCATGTGGGTCAAGGCCGTGACGAAGGCCGACGGCCGTGTCGTGCTCGAGTACGCCGCGCTCGCCCGCGGCGAGGACCCGGGTCTCGAAGACGCCGTGACCGGGTTCGCCGACAAGCACGCCGGGCCACGAGAGGCTGCGGGTTGA
- a CDS encoding Dyp-type peroxidase — MDGSDRRVPIDAQQVAAPLSRSAVFLVVTIPSGDDVLRTALEVVAGIDDLVKSVGFRDLGANLSCVVGIGSDLWDRLGRTDRPAELRPFTQIVNGEHRAPATPGDLLFHIRADRADFCFEFERLLLEQLGDAVEVVDEVNGFRYFDARDLLGFVDGTANPSGAGMAEATLIGDEDPAFAGGSYVVVQKYLHDLAVWNAMTTEQQEAVIGRRKADNLELDDTEPQRAHKTLATITGDDGEELEILRDNMPFGSPASGEMGTYFIGYSRRLWVIERMLQRMFLGDPPGYHDRILDVSTATTGGTFFVPPLHLLEALADGD, encoded by the coding sequence ATGGACGGAAGCGATCGTCGAGTGCCGATCGACGCGCAGCAGGTGGCGGCGCCGCTCTCGCGCTCGGCAGTCTTCCTCGTGGTGACGATCCCGTCGGGCGACGACGTGCTGCGCACCGCGCTCGAGGTCGTCGCCGGCATCGACGATCTCGTCAAGTCCGTCGGATTCCGCGACCTCGGGGCCAACCTCTCGTGCGTCGTCGGCATCGGCTCGGACCTCTGGGACCGGCTGGGTCGAACCGACCGGCCGGCCGAGCTGCGTCCGTTCACGCAGATCGTGAACGGGGAGCACCGCGCACCGGCGACCCCGGGCGACCTGCTGTTCCACATCCGCGCGGACCGGGCCGACTTCTGCTTCGAGTTCGAACGGCTGCTGCTCGAGCAGCTCGGCGACGCGGTCGAGGTGGTCGACGAGGTCAACGGGTTCCGCTACTTCGATGCGCGCGACCTGCTCGGGTTCGTCGACGGCACCGCGAACCCGTCGGGCGCAGGCATGGCGGAGGCGACCCTCATCGGCGACGAGGACCCGGCATTCGCCGGTGGGAGCTACGTCGTCGTGCAGAAGTACCTGCACGACCTCGCCGTCTGGAACGCGATGACGACCGAGCAGCAGGAGGCGGTGATCGGAAGGAGGAAGGCCGACAACCTCGAACTCGACGACACCGAACCGCAGCGGGCGCACAAGACGCTCGCGACGATCACCGGCGACGACGGCGAGGAGCTCGAGATCCTGCGTGACAACATGCCGTTCGGCAGCCCCGCGAGCGGCGAGATGGGCACGTACTTCATCGGGTACTCCCGCCGCTTGTGGGTCATCGAGCGGATGCTGCAGCGCATGTTCCTCGGTGATCCGCCCGGGTACCACGACCGCATCCTCGACGTGTCGACCGCCACGACGGGCGGCACGTTCTTCGTGCCGCCGCTCCATCTGCTCGAGGCGCTCGCCGACGGCGACTGA
- a CDS encoding histidine phosphatase family protein, which translates to MPAEQIHLVRHGEVFNPQGVLYGRLSGFGLSDLGRAMAQAAADDLVARDRAVGALVSSPLQRTQQSAEPIAAAFGLEPTLDERVIEPENRFEGKRMRGHDGALRDVRNWPLLVNPWEPSWGEPFRSIADRMLAAIGDAWQSVDGGDVVIVSHQLPIWMVHRRLAGLSLAHDPRRRRCALSSITTLEPSTGSGSKHGFVEVGYTDPAAGLAAQATDVGAV; encoded by the coding sequence GTGCCGGCCGAACAGATCCATCTCGTGCGCCATGGCGAGGTGTTCAACCCCCAGGGTGTGCTCTACGGACGACTCTCGGGATTCGGACTCTCCGACCTCGGTCGCGCGATGGCGCAGGCCGCCGCCGACGACCTCGTCGCCCGTGATCGCGCGGTCGGCGCACTCGTCTCCTCGCCGCTGCAGCGCACGCAGCAGTCGGCCGAGCCGATCGCCGCGGCATTCGGCCTCGAACCGACGCTCGACGAGCGCGTGATCGAGCCCGAGAACCGCTTCGAGGGCAAGCGCATGCGCGGCCACGACGGTGCGCTCCGCGACGTCCGCAACTGGCCCCTGCTCGTGAACCCGTGGGAGCCGAGCTGGGGCGAGCCGTTCCGCTCGATCGCCGATCGCATGCTCGCCGCCATCGGCGACGCGTGGCAGTCGGTCGATGGCGGCGACGTCGTGATCGTCAGCCACCAGTTGCCGATCTGGATGGTGCACCGCCGCCTCGCCGGCCTCTCCCTCGCGCACGACCCCCGTCGTCGGCGCTGCGCACTGTCGAGCATCACGACGCTCGAACCTTCGACCGGCTCAGGCAGCAAGCATGGGTTCGTCGAGGTCGGCTACACCGATCCCGCGGCGGGACTCGCCGCCCAAGCCACAGATGTCGGAGCCGTGTGA
- the ccsB gene encoding c-type cytochrome biogenesis protein CcsB — MVVYAIAFIAFSIDLARRSAAATAAADAAARVEVNEAVAVGASGGQRSAVAAKPAASVAYGRSPALRVGVAMTVLAWILHLSATVLRGLAAGRVPWANMYEFALTGTLIITTVFLIVIVIVKQDLRFLGTFITGLVLVLLGVAALNFYVSPVPLPPALQSVWLVIHVFVASASVGLFALGFALSVVQLMQARRESIAATAKAAKLTFLATLPDSVTLENLAYRINIIGFIMWTFTLMAGSVWAEKAWGRYWGWDTKEVWTFIIWVVYAGYIHARATRGWRGSRSAWLAIIGFSTVLFNFTVVNLFFKGLHAYSGL, encoded by the coding sequence ATGGTCGTGTACGCGATCGCGTTCATCGCGTTCTCGATCGACCTCGCGAGGCGCTCGGCGGCGGCCACGGCGGCAGCGGATGCCGCGGCGCGCGTCGAAGTGAACGAGGCCGTCGCCGTCGGTGCCTCCGGCGGCCAGCGCTCGGCGGTCGCGGCGAAGCCGGCGGCATCCGTCGCCTACGGCCGTTCGCCCGCGCTGCGCGTCGGCGTCGCGATGACGGTGCTCGCGTGGATCCTGCACCTCTCGGCCACGGTGCTGCGCGGCCTCGCCGCCGGCCGGGTGCCGTGGGCGAACATGTACGAGTTCGCGCTCACGGGCACGCTCATCATCACCACGGTCTTCCTCATCGTCATCGTGATCGTGAAGCAGGACCTGCGGTTCCTCGGCACCTTCATCACGGGCCTGGTGCTCGTGCTGCTCGGCGTCGCGGCGCTGAACTTCTACGTCAGCCCGGTGCCGCTGCCGCCGGCGCTGCAGTCGGTGTGGCTCGTCATCCACGTGTTCGTGGCGAGCGCGTCGGTCGGCCTCTTCGCCCTCGGCTTCGCGCTCTCGGTCGTGCAGCTCATGCAGGCGCGCCGCGAGTCGATCGCGGCGACGGCGAAGGCGGCGAAGCTCACCTTCCTCGCGACGCTGCCCGACTCGGTCACGCTCGAGAACCTCGCGTACCGCATCAACATCATCGGCTTCATCATGTGGACCTTCACCCTCATGGCGGGCTCCGTCTGGGCCGAGAAGGCCTGGGGTCGCTACTGGGGCTGGGACACCAAGGAGGTGTGGACCTTCATCATCTGGGTGGTCTACGCCGGCTACATCCACGCCCGTGCGACGCGCGGCTGGCGGGGCTCCCGCTCGGCGTGGCTCGCGATCATCGGCTTCTCGACGGTGCTCTTCAACTTCACCGTGGTCAACCTCTTCTTCAAGGGCCTGCACGCGTACTCGGGTCTCTGA